From Kangiella sp. TOML190, one genomic window encodes:
- the groL gene encoding chaperonin GroEL (60 kDa chaperone family; promotes refolding of misfolded polypeptides especially under stressful conditions; forms two stacked rings of heptamers to form a barrel-shaped 14mer; ends can be capped by GroES; misfolded proteins enter the barrel where they are refolded when GroES binds), with protein sequence MMAKDVRFGDEARAGMLRGVNTLANAVRVTLGPKGRNVVLDKSFGAPTITKDGVSVAKEIELEDKFENMGAQMLKEVASQTNDIAGDGTTTATVLAQSIVNEGLKAVAAGMNPMDLKRGIDKAVSVAVEELKAISVPCEDETAIAQVGTISANSDVSVGKIIAEAMNKVGKEGVITVEEGSGLHNELDVVEGMQFDRGYLSPYFVTNAENMTAELENPFVLLVDKKIANIRDLLPILEGVAKAGRPLLIIAEDVEGEALATLVVNNMRGIVKVAAVKAPGFGDRRKAMLEDIAILTGATVISEEVGMSLEAAEVEHLGSAKRVQISKENTTIIDGVGNPANIEARVSQIRAQIEETTSDYDKEKLQERVAKLAGGVAVIKVGAATEVEMKEKKDRVDDALHATRAAVEEGVVAGGGTALVRVLSKLADLKGDNEDQNVGVQIALRAMQSPLRQIASNSGDEAAVVIDTVAKGDGNYGYNAATGEYGDVVEMGILDPAKVTRSALQNAASVAGLMITTEAMITDLPQPEAPAAPDMGGMGGMGGMPGMM encoded by the coding sequence ATCATGGCTAAAGACGTACGTTTTGGTGATGAAGCTCGCGCAGGCATGTTGCGTGGTGTTAATACTTTGGCGAACGCGGTTCGCGTAACTTTGGGCCCTAAGGGTCGTAATGTGGTGTTAGACAAGTCTTTCGGCGCGCCGACCATCACTAAAGATGGTGTATCGGTTGCTAAGGAAATCGAATTAGAAGATAAGTTCGAGAACATGGGCGCACAAATGTTGAAAGAAGTGGCGTCACAAACTAACGATATCGCTGGTGACGGTACTACCACTGCGACTGTATTGGCGCAATCTATCGTTAACGAAGGTTTGAAAGCGGTTGCTGCTGGCATGAATCCAATGGATTTAAAGCGCGGTATCGACAAGGCTGTTTCTGTGGCGGTCGAAGAATTGAAAGCGATTTCGGTTCCTTGCGAAGACGAGACGGCGATTGCTCAGGTAGGTACTATCTCTGCGAACTCTGATGTTTCTGTGGGTAAGATCATTGCTGAAGCGATGAACAAGGTTGGCAAAGAAGGCGTTATTACGGTTGAAGAAGGTTCAGGCTTACACAACGAGCTAGACGTGGTTGAAGGTATGCAATTCGATCGCGGTTACTTATCGCCGTATTTTGTTACGAATGCAGAAAATATGACCGCGGAATTGGAAAACCCATTCGTCTTATTGGTGGACAAGAAAATCGCTAACATCCGCGACTTATTACCAATCTTAGAAGGCGTTGCCAAAGCTGGTCGTCCTTTGTTGATTATCGCGGAAGACGTTGAAGGCGAAGCCTTAGCGACGTTAGTGGTAAACAATATGCGTGGTATCGTCAAAGTTGCTGCGGTTAAAGCGCCTGGTTTCGGCGACCGTCGTAAGGCGATGTTAGAAGATATTGCTATCTTAACGGGCGCGACTGTTATTTCTGAAGAAGTGGGCATGAGCCTAGAAGCGGCTGAAGTTGAGCACTTAGGTTCTGCTAAGCGCGTTCAAATCAGCAAAGAAAACACCACCATTATTGATGGCGTTGGTAACCCGGCAAACATTGAAGCGCGTGTTTCTCAAATTCGTGCACAAATCGAAGAAACCACTTCGGATTACGACAAAGAAAAACTTCAAGAGCGCGTAGCTAAGCTAGCTGGCGGTGTTGCAGTGATTAAAGTTGGCGCAGCGACTGAAGTTGAGATGAAAGAAAAGAAAGATCGCGTTGATGATGCTTTGCACGCGACTCGTGCTGCGGTAGAAGAAGGCGTGGTTGCTGGCGGTGGTACTGCCTTAGTGCGCGTTTTATCTAAGCTAGCAGATCTAAAAGGCGACAACGAAGATCAAAACGTTGGTGTTCAAATCGCATTACGCGCAATGCAATCACCATTACGCCAAATCGCGTCTAATTCAGGCGACGAAGCCGCAGTGGTTATCGACACCGTAGCTAAAGGCGATGGTAACTACGGTTACAACGCGGCGACTGGCGAATATGGCGATGTTGTTGAGATGGGTATCCTAGATCCAGCTAAAGTAACCCGTTCAGCGCTACAAAACGCTGCGTCAGTTGCTGGTCTTATGATCACCACGGAAGCCATGATTACTGACTTACCTCAACCTGAAGCTCCAGCTGCGCCTGATATGGGTGGTATGGGCGGTATGGGTGGTATGCCTGGTATGATGTAA
- a CDS encoding FxsA family protein, whose product MWFRHFLLLFIVIAIAEVYVLLSVGGLIGAGWTVFLIILTGVIGVNMLKGQGISVFARFQQKLSSGQAPAEEMVEGILLVVAGAFLITPGFITDTLGFLWLIPQSRDWFAKKLIKLGWFGAVRTTGFTSDPSADPHQSSQSHSSSKAATDDSVIEGEYERKD is encoded by the coding sequence ATGTGGTTTAGACACTTTCTTCTACTGTTTATCGTTATTGCTATCGCCGAAGTTTATGTGTTGCTGAGCGTTGGCGGTCTTATCGGTGCTGGCTGGACGGTGTTTTTGATTATTCTTACCGGTGTGATCGGGGTTAATATGCTGAAAGGGCAAGGGATTAGTGTGTTTGCTCGTTTCCAACAAAAGCTTAGTAGTGGTCAAGCGCCAGCAGAAGAGATGGTCGAAGGGATACTGTTAGTAGTTGCTGGGGCTTTTTTGATTACCCCAGGTTTTATCACTGACACCCTAGGTTTTTTATGGCTAATTCCGCAAAGTCGCGACTGGTTTGCTAAAAAATTGATCAAGCTTGGCTGGTTTGGTGCGGTAAGAACCACAGGGTTTACCTCAGATCCGAGCGCCGATCCTCATCAATCGAGCCAATCTCATTCGTCCAGCAAAGCTGCAACCGATGATAGCGTGATTGAAGGCGAATATGAGCGCAAGGATTAA
- a CDS encoding co-chaperone GroES, which produces MSLRPLHDRVVVKRIEEEALSAGGIVIPDNAKEKANKGTVIAVGNGKALDNGDVRAVSVNEGDVVLFGQYAGQEVKVDGDKLLILKEDEIFAVIEA; this is translated from the coding sequence ATGAGCTTACGTCCATTACATGACCGCGTTGTAGTTAAACGCATTGAAGAAGAGGCTCTTTCTGCTGGCGGTATCGTAATTCCTGATAACGCTAAAGAAAAAGCAAACAAAGGCACAGTGATTGCTGTGGGTAACGGTAAGGCATTGGATAACGGCGATGTTCGCGCGGTATCTGTGAATGAAGGCGACGTTGTATTGTTCGGTCAATACGCTGGCCAAGAAGTTAAGGTCGACGGCGATAAGTTATTGATTTTGAAAGAAGACGAAATTTTTGCTGTTATCGAAGCATAA
- a CDS encoding membrane-bound PQQ-dependent dehydrogenase, glucose/quinate/shikimate family has product MSYSSKALKALAIFTIAVGALLFFPGIWLIVEGGQASSWFYIIAGASLLFAGYKFYRAEHSGIHIYLLVCLLAIPWALYEVWSMQSWFWPLIPRLFSFAFLLLLVLLAVPKFEQYRNDNKAKYLSRIAAAVLAVGLLTTLWGMFQPQGVIQNPYTPDPKAMLMQATKEMGNRWHNYGGTTMGNRYIPAKQITRENIDKLEVAWTYRTKVFGDHDLADQNTPVFGNNTVFACTPNNQVHAIDGETGVGKWVYDPKASSPFFYRCRGVTYYEPPVDPDGRAGGVCSKRIAMNTVDARLFSLDAETGQPCTDFGNNGVLDLTKDMGKVEPGYYFQTSAPTVTRNMIIVGGLVVDNNRVGEPSGVIRAFDGSSGELKWAWDLGRPGKMGAPEPGETYTRGTPNVWTHPAVDEALGLIYLPMGNATPDVGIAHRRPFDHEYGASIVALDTATGEERWKFQTVYRDSWDYDLPSQPTLYDVTDPETGAKVPALIQPTKRGQIFMLNRITGKPIAEVVDKPVATDGAAPGIGELSPVQPYSVGMPNIGGEALSENHMWGATIIDQLFCRIQFRSVAYTGNEFPPPSLEPFFTYPGAQGGMNWGSGSVDETRGIYVINDLRLPIITSLIPREDMPDIKLPAGPHDPIGPQLGTPYALKRDAPSSILGFLCSQPPYGTISGIDLKTRKILWQRPVGTVEDLDFIGVHTGMRIPLGMPTLGGSVITGGGLVFFPNAMDRYMRVFDIETGEEIRRIKMPVGANATPMSYVADNGKQYVVASFGGSTYATDENRGDYVVAFALPDDL; this is encoded by the coding sequence ATGTCTTATAGCAGTAAAGCCTTAAAGGCTCTTGCTATCTTTACTATAGCAGTTGGCGCACTTTTATTCTTCCCAGGTATCTGGTTAATAGTCGAAGGCGGTCAGGCGAGTAGTTGGTTTTATATAATTGCTGGTGCAAGTTTGTTATTCGCTGGTTATAAATTTTACCGAGCTGAGCATAGCGGTATTCATATATACCTTTTGGTCTGCTTATTGGCCATTCCTTGGGCTTTATATGAAGTTTGGTCAATGCAAAGTTGGTTTTGGCCTCTGATCCCTAGACTTTTCAGTTTTGCTTTTTTGTTACTGTTGGTTTTGCTGGCGGTGCCAAAATTTGAACAGTATAGGAATGACAATAAAGCCAAATATTTATCTAGAATCGCCGCTGCGGTATTGGCGGTTGGCTTGTTGACGACTTTATGGGGTATGTTTCAACCGCAAGGGGTGATTCAAAACCCCTACACGCCTGATCCGAAAGCTATGTTGATGCAGGCTACTAAAGAAATGGGTAATCGATGGCATAATTATGGCGGAACAACCATGGGTAATCGTTATATTCCTGCCAAGCAAATTACGCGGGAAAACATCGATAAACTGGAGGTTGCCTGGACTTATCGAACCAAGGTTTTTGGTGATCACGATTTAGCCGATCAAAACACTCCAGTATTTGGTAATAATACGGTCTTTGCTTGTACCCCTAATAATCAAGTGCATGCTATCGATGGCGAAACCGGTGTTGGTAAATGGGTTTATGATCCTAAAGCTAGCTCGCCCTTTTTCTACCGATGTCGCGGAGTAACCTATTACGAGCCGCCAGTTGATCCGGACGGTAGAGCTGGGGGTGTTTGCAGTAAGCGGATTGCGATGAATACGGTAGATGCACGGTTATTCTCTTTGGATGCCGAGACAGGCCAACCCTGTACTGACTTTGGTAACAATGGAGTTTTAGATCTTACCAAGGATATGGGAAAGGTTGAACCTGGCTATTATTTTCAAACCTCTGCGCCTACGGTCACTCGCAATATGATTATCGTCGGAGGTTTGGTGGTTGATAACAATCGAGTAGGTGAACCATCTGGAGTTATTCGTGCTTTTGATGGCAGCAGTGGGGAGTTGAAATGGGCTTGGGACTTGGGTCGACCCGGAAAAATGGGGGCTCCGGAGCCGGGCGAAACTTATACACGAGGAACCCCAAACGTTTGGACACATCCGGCAGTGGATGAAGCATTGGGTCTTATTTATTTACCCATGGGTAATGCTACACCAGATGTCGGCATTGCACATCGTCGCCCCTTCGATCATGAGTATGGCGCCTCTATTGTGGCTTTGGATACTGCCACTGGCGAGGAGCGCTGGAAGTTCCAGACGGTATATCGTGACAGCTGGGATTATGATTTACCATCCCAACCCACTTTATATGATGTAACGGATCCTGAAACTGGCGCTAAGGTGCCAGCGTTAATTCAACCCACTAAACGTGGGCAAATCTTTATGCTCAACCGGATTACTGGCAAACCGATAGCTGAAGTGGTTGACAAGCCAGTGGCTACTGATGGTGCGGCTCCGGGTATTGGAGAGCTATCGCCAGTACAGCCTTATTCTGTTGGCATGCCGAATATTGGTGGAGAAGCCTTATCAGAAAATCATATGTGGGGCGCTACCATTATCGATCAACTTTTTTGTCGCATTCAATTTCGTTCAGTCGCTTATACCGGTAATGAATTTCCGCCACCTTCTTTGGAGCCATTTTTTACTTATCCAGGAGCGCAAGGTGGCATGAACTGGGGCTCCGGCTCAGTAGACGAAACTCGTGGAATCTACGTGATCAATGATCTCAGGTTACCCATTATTACCAGCCTTATTCCACGCGAAGATATGCCTGATATTAAGCTTCCGGCAGGGCCGCATGATCCAATCGGCCCCCAGCTTGGAACTCCGTATGCATTAAAGCGTGATGCGCCGAGTTCGATTCTAGGCTTTTTATGCAGCCAACCCCCTTACGGAACTATTTCTGGAATCGATTTGAAAACTCGCAAAATCCTATGGCAAAGACCAGTAGGTACGGTTGAGGATTTGGATTTTATCGGGGTCCATACTGGTATGCGAATCCCGTTGGGCATGCCAACCTTGGGCGGTAGCGTGATTACTGGAGGTGGCCTAGTCTTTTTCCCTAATGCCATGGATCGCTATATGCGAGTATTTGATATTGAAACAGGTGAAGAAATTCGGCGTATAAAAATGCCAGTTGGCGCCAATGCAACGCCGATGAGTTACGTTGCTGATAACGGTAAGCAATATGTTGTTGCTTCTTTTGGTGGCTCTACTTATGCTACGGATGAAAATCGAGGAGATTACGTTGTAGCTTTTGCATTACCCGATGACCTCTAG
- the katG gene encoding catalase/peroxidase HPI codes for MNFSMKSLALSTALSLALASGAGGATTMSTTNEFWWPEQVDLSPLRQHSAESNPYGDEFDYTKEFASLDLDALKKDIEAVMTDSQDWWPADYGHYGPFFIRMAWHSAGVYRIFDGRGGAGGGQQRFEPLNSWPDNANLDKARRLLWPVKKKYGRKISWADLMVLTGNVAMESMGFKTIGFAGGRTDDWEAEVVDWGSEKEWLTDGERYSGKEQGQRQLKKPLAAVQMGLIYVNPEGPNGNPDPLLAAKDIRDTFGRMAMNDEETVALIAGGHTFGKAHGARKPDNCVGKEPAAAGLEEQGFGWTSKCGSGKGADTITSGLEGAWTVSPAQWTHNFLQNLFQFEWVQTKSPAGATQWIPKDGQAANLVPDAHDKSKRHAPIMLTTDLALKEDPEYRKISKRFLEDPEEFELAFARAWFKLTHRDMGPNHRYIGKEVPTQTFIWQDPLPKRDYDLINASDIKTLKAELTDKLSVSALVQTAWASAASYRATDGRGGANGARVALAPQKDWPVNNPQALAKNLDVLKAIQKDFNDDSGKRKVSLADLIVLGGAAAVEKAAKQNGFDISVPFTAGRVDASQTQTDAESFEVLEPSADGFRNYYSTDNSFKRPTDALIDRASMLNLTVPEMTVLVGGLRVLGANANGSSDGVFTDQVGTLSNDFFVNLLDMSTQWTKSEKSEGLYKGIDRTTGDAKYSATPVDLLFGSHAELRAIAEVYAANDGQEKFINDFVKAWHKVMNLDRS; via the coding sequence ATGAATTTTTCGATGAAATCATTGGCGTTAAGCACAGCTTTGAGTTTGGCGCTAGCAAGTGGCGCTGGAGGCGCAACAACCATGAGTACAACAAATGAATTTTGGTGGCCTGAGCAGGTCGATTTAAGTCCATTAAGGCAACATTCGGCAGAATCCAATCCTTATGGCGATGAGTTTGATTATACCAAAGAATTCGCCAGCCTCGATCTGGATGCTTTGAAAAAAGATATCGAAGCGGTAATGACCGATTCGCAAGATTGGTGGCCAGCGGATTATGGTCATTATGGTCCTTTCTTTATTCGCATGGCTTGGCACAGCGCGGGCGTTTATCGAATTTTCGATGGCCGCGGTGGTGCGGGCGGCGGACAGCAGCGTTTCGAGCCGCTCAACAGTTGGCCGGATAATGCCAATTTGGATAAAGCACGGCGTTTATTATGGCCGGTAAAAAAGAAGTATGGTCGTAAAATTTCCTGGGCCGACTTAATGGTGCTGACGGGTAATGTGGCGATGGAATCGATGGGTTTTAAAACCATAGGCTTTGCCGGTGGCCGCACTGACGACTGGGAAGCTGAAGTCGTCGATTGGGGTTCGGAAAAAGAATGGCTAACCGATGGCGAGCGGTATTCGGGTAAAGAACAGGGCCAGCGGCAATTGAAAAAGCCCTTGGCGGCGGTACAAATGGGGCTGATTTACGTCAACCCAGAAGGGCCAAATGGTAATCCCGATCCCTTGTTAGCAGCCAAAGATATTCGCGATACCTTTGGCCGTATGGCGATGAACGATGAAGAAACCGTTGCCCTGATCGCCGGTGGCCACACTTTTGGTAAGGCTCATGGCGCAAGAAAGCCGGATAACTGTGTCGGCAAAGAACCCGCAGCGGCAGGTCTGGAAGAACAGGGTTTTGGCTGGACCAGTAAATGCGGCAGTGGCAAAGGCGCAGATACTATTACCTCTGGCTTAGAAGGTGCTTGGACCGTCAGCCCTGCCCAGTGGACGCACAATTTCCTGCAGAACCTATTCCAATTCGAGTGGGTGCAAACCAAAAGTCCCGCTGGTGCGACCCAGTGGATCCCAAAAGATGGTCAAGCGGCGAATTTGGTTCCGGATGCGCACGATAAATCTAAACGCCATGCTCCCATTATGTTGACAACGGATCTGGCGTTAAAAGAAGATCCTGAGTATCGAAAAATTTCAAAACGTTTTTTGGAGGACCCAGAAGAATTTGAATTAGCCTTTGCTCGCGCTTGGTTTAAATTGACTCACCGTGATATGGGGCCAAACCATCGCTATATCGGCAAAGAAGTGCCAACTCAAACTTTTATTTGGCAAGATCCGCTACCAAAACGCGATTACGATCTAATCAATGCGAGCGATATTAAAACCTTAAAAGCCGAACTAACGGACAAGTTAAGTGTTTCAGCGTTAGTTCAAACCGCTTGGGCTTCGGCGGCTTCTTATCGCGCAACCGATGGCCGTGGTGGTGCTAACGGTGCGCGAGTGGCACTAGCGCCGCAAAAAGATTGGCCAGTCAATAACCCCCAAGCCTTAGCTAAGAATTTGGATGTTTTAAAAGCGATTCAAAAAGACTTTAACGATGACTCGGGCAAGCGCAAAGTATCCTTAGCCGATCTTATCGTGCTAGGCGGCGCAGCGGCAGTTGAAAAAGCAGCCAAGCAGAATGGTTTTGATATTAGCGTACCCTTTACCGCAGGGCGGGTAGACGCCAGCCAAACGCAAACCGACGCCGAATCTTTTGAAGTGTTAGAGCCGAGCGCCGATGGCTTTAGAAATTATTACTCAACAGATAATAGTTTCAAGCGGCCAACCGATGCCTTGATCGATCGTGCAAGCATGCTAAACCTTACGGTGCCGGAAATGACGGTACTGGTAGGCGGATTGCGAGTTCTGGGTGCGAATGCAAACGGTTCTTCCGATGGCGTATTTACCGATCAAGTAGGTACTCTAAGCAATGACTTCTTCGTCAATTTGTTGGATATGTCGACTCAATGGACTAAATCCGAAAAATCCGAAGGGCTCTATAAAGGCATTGACCGTACGACTGGCGATGCAAAATACAGCGCTACGCCAGTGGACTTGTTGTTCGGCTCACACGCTGAGCTAAGAGCCATTGCTGAAGTGTATGCTGCCAACGACGGACAAGAAAAATTTATCAATGACTTTGTTAAAGCGTGGCATAAAGTGATGAATCTTGACCGTTCTTAA
- a CDS encoding NADP-dependent oxidoreductase, with product MKAVRMHQYGDAKVLSYEDAPKPEIAADEVLIKIVASSVNPVDWKVRAGYLKDYINYDMPLTPGWDLSGVVEAVGSQVTDFKAGDQVYSRPDINRNGTYAEYISVKADEVALKPQTISHTEAATLPLAGITAWDAIVTHGNLKAGQKVLVHAGSGGVGSLAIQIAKARGAYVISTTSSKNAALVKSLGADQVIDYTTTDFSQVLSDLDMVFDTLGGEVQESSFSVLKPGGLLASVVSPPSQEKAQEYGVKAMDYFIEPNAQILEQLAEMVDQGQVRPLVGAEFALSDIEKAHALSESGRTVGKIALYVGQP from the coding sequence ATGAAAGCCGTTAGAATGCACCAATATGGTGACGCCAAAGTTTTATCTTATGAAGATGCGCCTAAACCTGAAATTGCCGCTGATGAAGTCCTGATCAAGATCGTTGCCAGTTCGGTAAACCCTGTGGACTGGAAAGTTCGCGCTGGTTATTTAAAAGATTATATCAACTATGACATGCCCTTAACCCCTGGTTGGGATCTTTCGGGCGTGGTTGAGGCTGTTGGCTCACAAGTGACTGATTTTAAAGCGGGCGATCAGGTCTATTCGCGCCCCGATATTAACCGCAATGGCACCTATGCTGAATATATTAGCGTCAAGGCTGATGAAGTGGCGCTTAAACCGCAAACCATTTCCCATACCGAAGCAGCAACCTTGCCGTTGGCGGGGATCACCGCTTGGGACGCTATCGTCACCCATGGCAATCTTAAGGCTGGGCAAAAAGTTTTGGTTCATGCTGGTTCTGGCGGCGTCGGTTCACTGGCCATTCAAATCGCCAAAGCGCGTGGCGCCTACGTTATTTCAACCACATCAAGCAAAAACGCCGCTTTGGTTAAATCTTTAGGTGCTGACCAAGTCATTGATTACACAACAACAGATTTCAGCCAAGTCTTGAGCGATCTAGATATGGTTTTCGATACTCTTGGTGGAGAGGTTCAAGAATCGTCATTTTCGGTACTCAAACCTGGCGGCTTGCTAGCATCGGTGGTTAGCCCGCCCTCACAAGAAAAAGCCCAAGAATATGGCGTTAAGGCAATGGATTATTTTATTGAACCAAACGCGCAAATTCTTGAGCAATTGGCAGAAATGGTCGATCAAGGCCAAGTTCGACCACTAGTCGGAGCCGAGTTTGCCTTAAGCGATATCGAAAAAGCTCATGCCTTAAGCGAATCTGGACGCACGGTGGGTAAAATTGCCCTGTACGTTGGTCAACCTTAA
- a CDS encoding zinc ribbon domain-containing protein YjdM — MSLPPCPQCNSEYVYQDMQQLICPECAFEWNPDENAESDEPTAKDANGTELVAGDKVTFIKDLKVKGSSQVLKIGTKALIRRIKDGKDHELDCKVDGAGEMMITAAFVKKA, encoded by the coding sequence ATGTCTTTACCGCCTTGCCCACAATGTAACTCCGAGTATGTTTATCAAGACATGCAGCAGCTAATTTGTCCTGAATGTGCTTTTGAGTGGAATCCTGATGAAAACGCTGAAAGTGATGAGCCAACCGCTAAAGATGCCAATGGCACTGAATTAGTCGCGGGCGATAAAGTCACTTTTATCAAAGACTTAAAGGTAAAAGGCAGTTCGCAAGTGCTAAAAATTGGCACTAAAGCTTTGATCAGACGCATTAAAGACGGCAAAGATCACGAACTCGACTGTAAAGTCGATGGCGCGGGCGAAATGATGATCACCGCCGCTTTCGTGAAAAAAGCCTAG
- a CDS encoding transposase, producing the protein MQYRRAYVDGGTYFFTINLYNRKQTLLTDHVDLLRESFRYVKSRHPFTIDAIVVLPDHLHLIMTLPADDDFSTRIGLIKQHFTRHLNQLNPNSSKPVVWQKRFWEHLIRDPQDFENHVNYIHYNPVRHGYCQRAADWQYSSIHRFIKQGVISHDWAWQDDTKIVFGE; encoded by the coding sequence ATGCAATATCGACGTGCTTATGTTGATGGTGGCACTTATTTTTTCACTATTAATCTTTACAATCGAAAACAGACTTTATTAACCGATCATGTTGATTTGCTTCGCGAATCTTTTCGGTATGTTAAGAGTCGTCATCCTTTTACCATTGATGCTATTGTGGTTTTGCCTGATCATTTGCACTTGATAATGACGCTGCCCGCTGATGATGACTTTTCAACCCGAATTGGGCTTATCAAGCAACATTTCACCCGCCATCTCAATCAATTAAACCCAAACAGTTCAAAGCCAGTTGTCTGGCAAAAGCGTTTCTGGGAGCATTTGATTCGTGATCCACAGGACTTTGAGAACCATGTAAATTATATTCATTACAACCCTGTTAGGCATGGTTATTGCCAACGAGCAGCAGATTGGCAATATTCAAGTATTCATCGGTTTATCAAGCAAGGAGTTATAAGTCATGATTGGGCTTGGCAAGATGATACAAAAATTGTCTTTGGTGAATAA
- a CDS encoding NAD(P)-dependent alcohol dehydrogenase, which translates to MKPTKSYAAYNATDVLKPYDFNRRELGAKDVLIDILFCGVCHSDIHVAHNDWGNSIYPVVPGHEIVGRVTAVGSDTQGFAAGDLVGVGCMVDSCRVCSACEQDLEQHCEKGMIMTYGSPDPHGNDAITQGGYSTQIVVDQDFVLKVSEDLDAKGVAPLLCAGITSYSPLKQWGVKSGDKVGVIGLGGLGHMGVKLAAAMGAEVIMITRSLEKGEDAKRLGASEVLVSQDEAQMAAHAGTFDFLLNTIPVEHDMTPYINLLKLGKTMAIVGASPTQLHTLPLAFGRKVVAGSLIGGIKETQEMLDFCAAHNIVSDIEMIDMQDINTAYERVMKSDVKYRFVIDMQSLKQQA; encoded by the coding sequence ATGAAGCCTACCAAATCTTACGCCGCCTATAATGCTACCGATGTTTTAAAACCTTATGATTTTAATCGCCGCGAATTAGGCGCTAAGGATGTCTTGATTGATATTTTGTTTTGTGGGGTTTGCCATAGCGATATTCATGTTGCGCACAATGACTGGGGGAATTCTATTTATCCTGTCGTTCCTGGGCATGAAATTGTTGGTCGCGTAACCGCAGTCGGCTCCGATACTCAAGGCTTTGCCGCAGGCGATCTAGTGGGCGTTGGCTGTATGGTGGATTCTTGTCGCGTCTGCTCAGCTTGCGAGCAAGATCTGGAGCAGCATTGCGAAAAAGGCATGATCATGACCTATGGCAGCCCTGATCCGCATGGCAACGATGCCATTACTCAAGGCGGCTACTCCACGCAAATTGTTGTTGATCAAGATTTTGTGTTAAAGGTATCTGAGGATTTAGATGCCAAAGGGGTGGCGCCATTGTTATGTGCTGGGATCACCAGCTACTCTCCACTCAAGCAATGGGGGGTTAAAAGTGGCGATAAAGTTGGGGTGATTGGCCTAGGCGGCCTTGGCCATATGGGTGTCAAGCTTGCGGCGGCTATGGGCGCCGAAGTGATTATGATCACGCGCTCGCTCGAAAAAGGCGAAGATGCGAAAAGACTGGGCGCCAGCGAGGTTTTGGTTTCTCAAGACGAAGCACAGATGGCGGCGCACGCTGGCACTTTCGACTTTTTGCTTAATACCATTCCCGTCGAACACGATATGACGCCTTATATCAACCTGCTGAAACTGGGCAAAACCATGGCCATTGTCGGCGCTTCGCCAACCCAGCTACATACCTTGCCATTGGCCTTTGGTCGCAAAGTAGTTGCAGGTTCCTTAATTGGTGGTATTAAAGAAACTCAGGAAATGCTGGACTTTTGTGCCGCACATAATATCGTTTCCGACATCGAAATGATCGATATGCAAGACATTAACACCGCTTATGAACGGGTCATGAAATCGGATGTGAAATACCGTTTTGTGATTGATATGCAATCCTTAAAGCAACAAGCCTAG